One genomic window of Clostridium taeniosporum includes the following:
- a CDS encoding FAD-dependent oxidoreductase, which produces MKKKILIVGGVAGGASAAARLRRNSEEDEIIMFERGPHVSFSNCALPYHLSGVIDSPNRLVLMSPEKFISQYNIKARVNNEVIAIDRENNTVDVRDLVSGEVYKETYDKLILSPGAHPIVPNISGIENVKIFTIRNVVDIDKLNRYLKEIESNDVAVIGGGYIGVEAAENLREAGFNVSLIEATKQILKPFDYDMVQILHKELYDNGVNLIVGDKVESFEKDIVVLSSGKKIKASAVVMAIGVAPEVKLAKEAGIQLGETGAIKVDKNYKTNDDDIYAVGDAIEVYNSLTNSMTKLSLAGPAQKAARSVADNINNKSTINKGYIGSSAIKVFNYNGASTGLNESLIKALNMNINYDIVNVILNDKVGIMPEASPMHFKMLYEVPTGRILGAQAIGKGDVTKRIDIIATVIKFNGTVEDLKDLELCYAPPFSTAKDVVNYVGYVGSNLLNNDFKQVNIDKVRELVESNAFIIDVREKREYENGHIKNSTNIPLSELRNRTNEIPKDVPVYLHCRTGQRSYNATLALQNLGFTNVYNITGSFLGLSFYEYYNDKTMNRESIVTEYNFK; this is translated from the coding sequence ATGAAGAAAAAAATACTAATAGTAGGAGGCGTAGCAGGAGGAGCATCAGCTGCTGCAAGGCTTAGAAGAAATAGTGAAGAGGATGAAATAATAATGTTTGAAAGAGGACCACATGTATCTTTTTCAAATTGTGCACTACCTTATCATTTAAGTGGCGTAATAGATTCACCGAATAGATTAGTTTTAATGAGTCCGGAAAAATTTATATCACAATATAATATTAAGGCAAGAGTAAATAATGAAGTTATAGCAATTGATAGAGAAAATAACACTGTAGATGTAAGAGATTTAGTAAGTGGAGAAGTTTATAAAGAAACATATGATAAACTTATTTTATCTCCAGGTGCACATCCTATAGTACCTAATATATCTGGTATTGAAAATGTGAAAATTTTTACAATAAGAAATGTAGTAGATATAGATAAGTTAAATAGATATTTAAAAGAAATAGAAAGTAATGATGTAGCAGTAATTGGAGGTGGATATATAGGTGTTGAAGCAGCTGAAAATTTAAGAGAAGCAGGATTTAATGTATCTCTTATAGAAGCTACTAAACAAATTTTAAAACCTTTTGATTATGATATGGTGCAAATACTTCATAAGGAACTTTATGATAATGGTGTGAATTTAATTGTTGGAGATAAAGTTGAAAGTTTTGAAAAAGATATTGTAGTTTTATCATCTGGAAAGAAAATAAAAGCAAGTGCTGTGGTTATGGCAATAGGTGTAGCACCAGAAGTGAAATTGGCTAAAGAAGCTGGAATTCAACTTGGAGAAACAGGAGCGATAAAAGTAGATAAAAATTATAAAACTAATGATGATGATATTTATGCAGTAGGTGATGCAATTGAAGTCTATAATTCCCTTACTAATTCTATGACAAAATTATCTTTGGCAGGTCCAGCTCAAAAAGCAGCAAGAAGTGTAGCTGATAATATAAATAATAAAAGTACAATAAATAAAGGGTACATAGGATCATCAGCTATAAAAGTATTTAATTACAATGGAGCGTCAACAGGGCTAAATGAATCATTAATAAAGGCACTTAATATGAATATCAATTATGATATAGTAAATGTAATACTTAATGATAAGGTTGGAATAATGCCTGAGGCTTCACCAATGCACTTTAAAATGCTTTATGAAGTACCAACAGGAAGAATATTAGGTGCTCAAGCAATAGGAAAAGGTGATGTTACTAAAAGGATTGATATAATTGCTACAGTTATAAAGTTTAATGGAACAGTTGAAGATTTAAAAGATTTAGAATTATGTTATGCACCACCATTTTCAACAGCAAAAGATGTTGTAAATTATGTAGGATATGTTGGGTCAAATCTATTAAATAATGATTTTAAACAAGTTAATATAGATAAGGTTAGAGAACTTGTGGAAAGTAATGCATTTATAATTGATGTTAGAGAAAAAAGAGAATATGAAAATGGTCATATAAAAAATTCTACTAATATACCATTAAGTGAGCTTAGAAATAGAACAAATGAAATTCCTAAAGATGTTCCAGTATATCTTCATTGTAGAACAGGTCAAAGAAGTTATAATGCAACTTTAGCACTTCAAAATTTAGGGTTTACTAATGTTTATAACATAACTGGAAGCTTTTTGGGATTATCTTTTTATGAATATTATAATGATAAGACTATGAATAGAGAAAGTATTGTTACAGAATATAATTTTAAATAA
- a CDS encoding rhodanese-like domain-containing protein, translating into MFGFLKKDIGKVINVNDIDDLIGKVNLIDIREDYEYKRGSIKSAKNIPMGILLNEPGKYLNKNKEYYIICQSGGRSSRACSSLRKQGYNVTNVSGGVGSYAGNQKK; encoded by the coding sequence ATGTTTGGGTTTTTAAAAAAAGATATAGGAAAAGTAATCAATGTAAATGATATTGATGATTTGATAGGAAAAGTTAATCTTATTGATATTAGAGAAGATTATGAATACAAAAGAGGAAGTATAAAATCAGCTAAAAATATCCCTATGGGTATACTTTTAAATGAGCCTGGTAAATATTTAAATAAAAATAAAGAATACTATATAATATGTCAATCAGGTGGAAGAAGTTCAAGAGCATGTAGTAGTCTTAGAAAGCAAGGATATAATGTTACAAATGTTTCTGGAGGAGTTGGATCTTATGCAGGAAATCAAAAAAAATAA
- a CDS encoding metalloprotease family protein — MYFIPGFLISAVTFPGVIVHELAHQIFCRLMKVPVYEVKYFQLSNPCGYVMHEPVDNPLKSFFISIGPFLINTILGMFIMLPASIEIFEFKNNHSFLNLFLAWIGISILMHAFPSKGDAKSMIESILKNKEVSIVVKILVTPVIGLIYIGAYGSIIWLDLIYAMAISVLLPKILVQIF; from the coding sequence ATGTATTTTATACCAGGTTTTTTAATATCAGCAGTAACATTTCCAGGTGTTATTGTACATGAATTAGCACATCAAATTTTTTGCCGTTTAATGAAAGTGCCTGTATATGAAGTAAAATATTTTCAATTAAGCAATCCATGTGGTTATGTAATGCATGAACCAGTAGATAATCCATTGAAATCTTTTTTTATTTCTATAGGACCATTTTTAATAAACACTATTTTAGGAATGTTTATAATGTTACCAGCATCAATAGAAATATTTGAATTTAAGAATAATCACAGTTTTTTAAATTTATTTTTAGCATGGATTGGCATATCTATATTAATGCATGCGTTTCCAAGTAAAGGGGATGCAAAAAGCATGATTGAATCAATATTAAAAAATAAAGAAGTTTCTATAGTAGTTAAAATTTTAGTAACACCAGTAATTGGATTAATCTATATTGGAGCATATGGATCAATAATTTGGCTTGACTTAATATATGCAATGGCCATTTCTGTATTATTGCCTAAAATATTGGTTCAAATATTTTAA
- a CDS encoding tetratricopeptide repeat protein — protein sequence MNSEEANQILVNQLKLLLNDTSQNKGLLYYYLGSVSNDNSVAKDYLKKSIKADNKIADNKIQLANILRREKDFVNARENLNLVLNRENDNAGALRSLAIIEMLEGNNKQGVNLAQKAYISNPNEDYVLETLIIALTANGQSDEAEKYKKEYISNGQEFDEDMRNFLDGKITIDDYYLG from the coding sequence ATGAATTCAGAAGAAGCAAATCAAATTTTAGTAAATCAATTAAAACTTTTATTAAATGATACAAGTCAAAATAAAGGGTTATTATATTACTATTTAGGATCTGTATCTAATGATAATAGTGTAGCAAAAGATTATTTAAAAAAATCTATTAAAGCAGATAATAAGATAGCAGATAATAAGATACAATTAGCTAATATTTTACGTAGAGAAAAAGATTTTGTTAATGCAAGGGAAAATTTAAATTTAGTATTAAACAGAGAAAATGATAATGCTGGAGCTTTAAGAAGTTTAGCTATAATAGAAATGCTTGAAGGTAATAATAAGCAAGGAGTAAATCTTGCCCAAAAAGCATATATATCTAATCCTAATGAAGATTATGTATTAGAAACTTTAATAATTGCTTTAACAGCAAATGGACAATCTGATGAAGCAGAGAAATATAAGAAGGAATATATATCTAATGGTCAAGAATTTGATGAGGATATGAGAAACTTTTTAGATGGAAAAATAACCATTGATGATTATTATTTAGGATAA
- the tnpA gene encoding IS200/IS605 family transposase: MEEYNKRSHTVYDIKYHVIWVTKYRYKVLNKHISSRLRELIRQGCEARQITIVRGSIGKDHVHMLLGCSPSIAPSKIVQYLKGRSSRLIQDEFPELKKRYWGQHLWARGYFCATVGSVTEETIKRYIESQELNNNENIFKIEE; the protein is encoded by the coding sequence ATGGAGGAATATAATAAAAGAAGTCATACGGTATATGATATAAAATATCATGTAATATGGGTAACAAAATATAGATATAAAGTATTAAATAAGCATATATCATCTAGATTAAGAGAATTAATAAGACAAGGCTGTGAAGCAAGGCAAATTACAATTGTTAGAGGAAGTATTGGAAAAGATCATGTGCATATGCTTTTGGGATGTTCTCCGAGCATCGCTCCCAGTAAAATTGTGCAATATTTGAAAGGTAGATCATCAAGATTAATACAAGATGAATTTCCAGAATTAAAAAAGAGATACTGGGGGCAGCATTTATGGGCACGAGGATACTTTTGTGCAACAGTTGGAAGTGTTACAGAAGAAACAATAAAAAGATATATAGAAAGTCAAGAACTTAATAATAACGAAAATATATTTAAGATAGAAGAATGA
- a CDS encoding methyl-accepting chemotaxis protein, translating into MFKNDFKNDALKSVYNVIPYIDIFFDNDIEIMLTDREKVLYYQGSKEIDCKIKEGSEAGKFVKEAMNRGKIEIKVIPEDFMGVAFKSYMIPIKENNVVVGSIAIGKSLSKKNAVTGITSELISIVSKLSEGITSISSDISYLTNMNNEILQETNNANKMANNTDEIVSFIKGVSSQTNLLGLNASIEAARAGEYGKGFNVVAQEIRKLSHSSNESIGKIEAVIKNISCAIEKINNKVENTDSMSNKQLEEIKEIVSLIDKLNNTSVLLENLADKL; encoded by the coding sequence ATGTTTAAAAATGACTTTAAAAATGATGCATTAAAAAGCGTTTATAATGTTATTCCTTATATTGATATTTTTTTTGATAATGATATAGAAATAATGTTAACTGATAGAGAAAAGGTATTATATTATCAAGGTAGTAAAGAAATAGATTGTAAAATAAAAGAAGGCTCAGAAGCAGGAAAATTTGTGAAAGAAGCGATGAATAGGGGAAAAATTGAAATAAAGGTCATTCCAGAAGATTTTATGGGAGTAGCTTTTAAATCATACATGATTCCAATAAAAGAAAATAATGTTGTCGTTGGTTCTATAGCTATTGGAAAAAGTCTTTCTAAGAAAAATGCTGTAACAGGTATAACTAGTGAGTTAATATCTATAGTATCAAAGTTATCAGAAGGGATAACGAGTATTTCTTCTGATATTAGTTATTTAACTAATATGAATAATGAAATACTCCAAGAAACTAATAATGCTAATAAAATGGCTAATAATACAGACGAAATAGTAAGTTTTATAAAAGGAGTTTCTTCTCAAACTAATCTTTTAGGGTTAAATGCATCTATTGAAGCAGCAAGAGCAGGGGAATATGGTAAGGGCTTTAATGTTGTTGCACAAGAAATTAGAAAATTATCACATTCATCTAATGAATCTATAGGTAAAATTGAAGCTGTTATAAAAAATATTTCATGTGCAATAGAAAAAATTAATAATAAAGTGGAAAATACAGATAGTATGTCAAATAAGCAATTAGAAGAGATAAAAGAAATAGTATCACTAATTGATAAATTAAATAATACTTCTGTTTTACTTGAAAATTTAGCCGATAAATTATAA
- a CDS encoding cytochrome b5 domain-containing protein: MSIYLDVKTIRELVGDNYREEREFTLGELAEYDGTNGKPAYVAIEGIVYDLSGKEVWANGTHFGLVAGKDLTEEFKSCHGMPKFLSTLPKVGVLKANKKINTLTMIRGEVEDKSNFTPDDWVRYITPLVNRALAEAKAGINPEHLYQEFILSGVLVGLGKSPQEAIEQVEEWEKTGVSKLLAMSKLNRFY, from the coding sequence ATGTCTATATATTTGGATGTAAAAACTATTAGAGAACTTGTAGGAGATAATTATAGAGAAGAAAGAGAATTTACATTAGGGGAATTAGCTGAGTATGATGGAACTAATGGAAAACCTGCATATGTAGCAATAGAAGGAATAGTTTATGATTTAAGTGGAAAAGAAGTTTGGGCTAATGGAACACATTTTGGGCTTGTAGCAGGTAAAGATTTAACAGAAGAATTTAAGTCATGTCATGGAATGCCTAAATTTTTAAGTACATTACCTAAAGTGGGAGTACTTAAAGCAAATAAAAAAATAAATACTTTAACTATGATTAGAGGTGAGGTAGAAGATAAATCTAACTTTACTCCAGATGATTGGGTTAGATATATTACACCATTAGTTAATCGTGCATTGGCAGAGGCTAAGGCAGGAATTAATCCAGAACATTTATATCAGGAATTTATTTTATCAGGTGTACTTGTAGGATTAGGGAAATCCCCTCAAGAAGCTATTGAGCAGGTTGAAGAATGGGAAAAGACAGGAGTATCAAAGTTATTGGCCATGAGTAAACTTAACCGATTTTATTAG
- the queC gene encoding 7-cyano-7-deazaguanine synthase QueC, whose protein sequence is MNKEKAIVVFSGGQDSTTCLFWAKKRFKEVIAVSFNYNQKHKLELECAKNICKKYNVEHHILDLNLLNQLAPNSLTRQDINVDKDAPKEGVPNSFVDGRNMLFLTFVAVFAKQREINTIITGVSQSDFSGYPDCRDVFIKSLNVTLNLAMDYQFEILTPLMWIDKAETWKMADDLGVLNIVKEETLTCYNGIIGNGCGECPACKLRKNGYLEFKR, encoded by the coding sequence ATGAATAAAGAAAAAGCAATAGTAGTATTTAGTGGCGGTCAAGATAGTACAACTTGTTTATTTTGGGCAAAAAAGAGATTCAAAGAAGTTATAGCAGTTTCTTTTAATTATAATCAAAAACATAAATTAGAATTAGAATGTGCAAAAAATATATGTAAAAAATATAATGTAGAGCATCATATTTTAGATTTAAATTTATTAAATCAATTAGCCCCTAATTCATTAACTAGACAAGATATAAATGTTGATAAAGATGCACCTAAGGAAGGTGTTCCTAATTCATTTGTAGATGGCAGAAATATGTTATTTTTAACTTTTGTTGCAGTATTTGCAAAGCAAAGAGAAATAAATACTATTATAACTGGAGTATCTCAAAGCGATTTTAGTGGATATCCAGATTGCAGAGATGTATTTATAAAATCTTTAAATGTTACATTGAATTTAGCTATGGATTATCAATTTGAAATTCTTACTCCATTAATGTGGATTGATAAAGCTGAAACTTGGAAAATGGCTGATGATTTAGGAGTTCTTAATATAGTAAAAGAAGAAACTTTAACTTGCTATAATGGAATAATAGGTAATGGTTGTGGAGAATGTCCAGCATGTAAGTTAAGAAAAAATGGATATCTAGAATTTAAAAGATAA
- the folE gene encoding GTP cyclohydrolase I FolE, with protein MDIDVKAIEEHIKGILVALGDDPNREGLKDTPKRVAKMYEEIFKGMCYSNDEIANMFNTTFEDDLLLKENNNDIVFMKDIEIFSHCEHHLALMYNMKVAIAYIPDKKVIGLSKIARIADMVGRRLQLQERIGTDIAEILQKVTESEDVAVIIQGEHGCMTTRGIQKPGAKTISTTLRGRFNSDPMLNSKLMMLYSQ; from the coding sequence ATGGATATTGATGTAAAAGCAATTGAAGAACATATAAAAGGAATTTTAGTAGCTTTAGGAGATGATCCAAATAGAGAAGGATTAAAGGATACTCCTAAACGTGTAGCGAAAATGTATGAAGAAATTTTTAAAGGTATGTGTTACAGTAATGATGAAATTGCAAATATGTTTAACACTACTTTTGAAGATGATTTGTTATTAAAAGAAAATAATAATGATATAGTTTTTATGAAAGACATAGAGATATTTAGCCATTGTGAACATCATTTAGCGCTTATGTATAACATGAAAGTTGCAATAGCTTATATTCCAGATAAGAAAGTTATTGGATTAAGTAAAATAGCAAGAATAGCTGATATGGTAGGACGTAGATTGCAGCTTCAAGAAAGAATAGGAACGGATATAGCTGAAATATTACAAAAAGTAACTGAATCAGAAGATGTTGCAGTTATTATACAAGGTGAACATGGTTGTATGACTACTAGAGGAATACAAAAACCAGGTGCTAAGACAATATCAACTACTTTAAGAGGAAGATTTAATAGTGATCCAATGTTAAATAGCAAATTAATGATGCTTTATAGTCAATAA
- the queE gene encoding putative 7-carboxy-7-deazaguanine synthase QueE has protein sequence MNFKVVEKFISINGEGPLCGQLAVFIRFAGCNLDCSYCDTTWANEKNVSYEWMASKDIYEYIKSTKVRNITLTGGEPLLQNGIIELLELLSKDKKIHVEIETNGSVLINKFLTIENPPSFTMDYKLPSSNMEDKMELENFKYLTEKDTVKFVSGSIEDLKKAKYIIDKYNLIDKTSVYISPVFGKINMNDIVEFMKENNMNKVNLQIQLHKVIWEPSKRGV, from the coding sequence GTGAATTTTAAAGTGGTGGAAAAATTTATAAGCATTAATGGAGAAGGACCCCTTTGTGGACAATTAGCAGTCTTTATAAGATTTGCAGGGTGTAATTTAGATTGTAGCTATTGTGATACAACTTGGGCAAATGAAAAAAATGTTTCTTATGAATGGATGGCTTCTAAGGATATATATGAATATATTAAATCAACAAAAGTTAGAAATATAACTTTAACTGGAGGAGAGCCCCTTCTTCAAAATGGAATAATAGAACTATTAGAATTATTATCAAAGGATAAAAAGATTCATGTTGAAATAGAAACTAATGGAAGCGTATTGATAAACAAGTTTTTAACTATAGAAAATCCACCGAGTTTTACTATGGATTATAAACTTCCTTCAAGTAATATGGAAGATAAAATGGAATTAGAGAATTTTAAATATTTAACTGAGAAGGACACAGTAAAATTTGTATCAGGCAGTATTGAGGACTTAAAAAAAGCAAAATATATAATAGACAAATATAATCTTATAGACAAAACTAGTGTATATATTAGTCCTGTATTTGGAAAAATTAATATGAATGATATAGTAGAATTTATGAAAGAAAACAATATGAATAAAGTCAATTTACAAATACAGCTTCATAAGGTTATATGGGAACCAAGCAAGAGAGGTGTATAA
- the queD gene encoding 6-carboxytetrahydropterin synthase QueD, whose translation MYILKAEHSFDSAHFLAGYEGKCGNIHGHRWRVEIEIQGDTLVKGGQLDGMVIDFGDLKKDVKEMVDHYDHALIIEEKTMREETLGCIKQDGFKVIEVNFRPTAENFAAFFFKTMKNKGYNVKRAIVYETPTNSAVYEESERC comes from the coding sequence ATGTATATTTTAAAAGCAGAACATAGTTTTGACAGTGCCCATTTTCTTGCAGGTTATGAAGGAAAATGTGGAAATATTCATGGACATAGGTGGAGAGTAGAGATTGAAATACAGGGAGACACTTTAGTAAAAGGTGGTCAACTTGATGGCATGGTTATAGATTTTGGAGATTTGAAAAAAGATGTTAAAGAAATGGTAGATCATTATGATCATGCACTTATCATAGAAGAAAAAACTATGAGAGAAGAAACCTTAGGCTGTATAAAACAAGATGGATTTAAGGTGATAGAAGTTAACTTCAGGCCAACAGCTGAAAATTTTGCAGCATTTTTCTTTAAAACAATGAAAAATAAAGGATATAACGTAAAGAGAGCTATAGTTTATGAGACTCCTACTAATAGTGCTGTATATGAAGAAAGTGAGAGATGTTAA
- a CDS encoding acyl-CoA dehydratase activase has protein sequence MKVLGIDLGSREVKIVLMEDNKIVEKKKISTMSFYRDYCNFDGKVVVDLGKLNIGKIDRAVSTGYGKNNTDLKLFTPINELKAHIYGGIYQTKLKDFILLDIGGQDVKVVKVEKGIIGDLELNEKCAASCGRYLENMANVLEISIDEMSKYSENPVDLNSTCAVFSESELIGKIAEGISIDRLCAGVNYSLYKRLRPLLSKFRGEKLILTGGVANNTSIKKYLKNDYEEVIEVKEPQFNGAIGCCYYGSKVLLINL, from the coding sequence ATGAAAGTACTAGGAATAGATCTTGGAAGTAGAGAAGTTAAAATTGTCTTGATGGAAGATAATAAAATAGTAGAAAAGAAAAAAATAAGTACTATGAGTTTTTATAGAGATTATTGTAACTTTGATGGAAAAGTAGTAGTTGATTTAGGAAAACTTAATATAGGAAAAATAGATAGAGCTGTTTCAACAGGTTATGGAAAGAATAATACTGATTTAAAACTGTTTACTCCTATAAATGAATTAAAAGCCCATATTTATGGGGGGATTTATCAAACAAAATTGAAAGATTTCATTCTTTTAGATATAGGTGGTCAAGATGTTAAAGTAGTAAAAGTGGAGAAGGGCATTATTGGAGATTTAGAACTTAATGAAAAATGTGCTGCTTCGTGTGGAAGATACCTAGAAAATATGGCAAATGTACTTGAAATATCTATTGATGAAATGAGTAAATATTCAGAAAATCCTGTTGATTTAAATTCAACTTGTGCAGTATTTTCTGAATCAGAATTAATTGGAAAAATTGCAGAAGGCATAAGTATAGATAGATTATGTGCAGGAGTTAATTATTCTCTTTACAAAAGATTACGCCCTCTTTTAAGTAAATTTAGAGGAGAAAAATTAATATTAACTGGTGGTGTTGCAAATAATACTTCAATAAAAAAATATCTAAAAAATGATTATGAAGAAGTAATAGAAGTAAAAGAGCCACAGTTTAATGGAGCAATTGGATGTTGCTATTATGGAAGTAAGGTTCTATTGATTAATCTTTAG
- a CDS encoding 2-hydroxyacyl-CoA dehydratase family protein, with translation MKKIGLTTTVPVEVLIAAGYTPIDLNNLFITSSDYLKYIDIAERDGFPKSLCAWIKGIYGACIENDIKEIVGVMEGDCSNTKSLIEVLQLKGIKVYPFSFPHSHKREDVENEIRKFIDIFNVSIEEVENSRKRLNEIRTLSKEIDELTYIHNKATGFENHLYQVSLSDFNGDLNTFEKDLKKIIYDIKKRKPTDKKLRLGYIGVPPMTGDIYEFVEDLNAHFVYNEVQREFAFPRADKAASIFDQYYDYTYPYNTEFRIKELKKQIKNRNLDGIIHYTQAFCHRAVEDIVLKKQLDIPILNIEGDKLNTLDARTKLRLEAFLDMLLDLKEIKR, from the coding sequence ATGAAAAAAATAGGATTAACAACAACAGTTCCAGTTGAAGTTCTTATTGCAGCAGGATATACACCTATAGATTTAAATAATCTTTTTATAACATCTAGTGATTATTTAAAATACATAGATATAGCTGAAAGAGACGGTTTCCCAAAAAGTTTATGTGCTTGGATAAAGGGTATTTATGGAGCATGTATAGAAAATGACATTAAAGAGATAGTTGGAGTTATGGAAGGGGATTGTTCTAATACAAAATCTCTCATTGAAGTGCTTCAATTAAAAGGAATTAAGGTTTATCCATTTTCATTTCCTCATAGTCATAAAAGAGAAGATGTAGAAAATGAAATAAGAAAATTTATAGATATATTTAATGTAAGTATTGAAGAAGTTGAAAACTCTAGAAAAAGGCTAAATGAAATTAGAACATTATCAAAAGAAATTGATGAATTAACATATATACATAATAAAGCTACTGGTTTTGAAAATCATTTATATCAAGTAAGTTTAAGTGATTTTAATGGAGATTTAAATACTTTTGAAAAAGATTTAAAAAAGATTATTTACGATATAAAAAAACGAAAGCCAACCGATAAAAAATTAAGATTAGGATATATAGGTGTTCCACCTATGACGGGTGATATATATGAATTTGTTGAAGATTTAAATGCTCATTTTGTATACAATGAAGTGCAAAGAGAATTTGCTTTTCCTAGGGCAGATAAAGCAGCAAGTATATTTGATCAATATTATGATTACACTTATCCTTATAATACTGAATTTAGAATTAAAGAATTAAAAAAACAAATTAAGAATAGAAATTTAGATGGAATAATTCATTACACTCAAGCATTTTGTCACAGAGCAGTTGAGGATATAGTATTAAAAAAACAATTGGATATTCCAATATTAAATATTGAAGGAGATAAATTAAATACATTAGATGCAAGAACAAAGCTAAGATTAGAAGCTTTTCTTGATATGCTATTGGATTTAAAGGAGATTAAAAGATGA
- a CDS encoding ferritin family protein: protein MSYTTNRQPQGILKNIETFFREGMIAEIVAINDYSYFISLTDNKDVKDIFHHIMEEEKEHYGLFLQALRSVDKEQAKLQAEVDEHVKISSKDKYKDYNSKGTKNNLLTHIREAIKGELEAIILYEFFIDNLENEGAIELIKEITKDEKEHVEELTKALVILDKDKYDNI, encoded by the coding sequence ATGAGTTACACTACAAATAGGCAACCTCAAGGTATTTTGAAAAATATTGAAACTTTTTTTAGGGAAGGTATGATAGCTGAAATAGTGGCAATAAACGATTATAGTTATTTTATAAGTTTAACAGATAATAAAGACGTAAAAGATATATTTCATCATATAATGGAAGAAGAAAAAGAGCATTATGGATTATTTTTACAAGCATTACGAAGTGTAGATAAAGAGCAAGCTAAGTTACAGGCAGAAGTTGATGAACATGTAAAGATTTCATCAAAAGATAAGTATAAGGACTATAATAGTAAAGGAACAAAGAATAATTTACTTACTCATATAAGAGAAGCTATAAAAGGTGAATTAGAAGCTATAATATTATATGAATTTTTTATTGATAATTTGGAAAATGAAGGTGCAATAGAGCTTATAAAAGAAATAACAAAAGATGAAAAAGAACATGTTGAAGAATTAACAAAAGCATTAGTTATTTTAGATAAAGATAAATATGATAATATTTAG